A stretch of DNA from Coccidioides posadasii str. Silveira chromosome 1, complete sequence:
ATCAAGGGATGATTGACATGCTTAAAGAGGCAGATGCTGAGCTGAAAATTGTCATTGCCGGAAACCACGATATAACGCTTGATGAGGAATACTACAACTCTGTCGGCCATTTAAAGCACAAGTGGACAGGACGTGAGGATCTTGCCAAGATCCGAGAGCTATACTGCGGGGAAGAAGCCCAGAGATACGGCATCGTCTATATGGAAGAGGGCGTACGGACGTTCAGATTAAAGAATGGTGCTCAATTTACCATTTATGCGACTCCATATCAGCCCGAGTTCTGTCGATGGGCATTTGCCTACAACCGTGCTCATGACCGCTTCAACCCATCTCCAGAGGGCGCACTGTTCCAAGCGCAGAACCCAGTCCCATCATTTCCTGACGTGCACATATTGCTAACCCACGGGCCACCGTTGGGTTTTCTGGACCTGGTTCATTCAAGTACACACGTCGGCTGTCAACATCTCCGTGGAGCAGTGGGCCGCGCAAGGCCTCTAATCCATTGCTTTGGGCATATCCATGAAGGCCACGGAGCCGTGAGGATGAACTGGGATGCTGATTCCTTGAAAACCATCCCCCAAAATAGGGCCGAAGAGTTGAAGAATCGATGTGCGTTCGTGGATCTAAGTCGCGATGGTGGTGATCCTCTAAGATTTGGAGCAGAGACGTTGTTTGTGAATGCATCCATTATGACCCAGCGATATGATCCGCTGAATGCCCCATGGTTGGTAGACGTTGACCTCCCACGAGTGTTAGATGAGGAGATGATCGGATAAGCCCTTAAAAGCCGGGCTCTCTTTCCTGCTTTTGTTGCCACGAGCCTAAAGAGCAAAGAATTTATCCAGCCATTATATTCTAATTTGGTTCGAGTCTCTGGTTAAGCGTATCTCAAAATCGCAGCACCGCCCGACGATAGCTTAGATTCGCTTTCTAGAGGACTCAACCGATCGGTTAAAAACCTTGATTATTTGAGCCCCGTGGTGACAATGTACGCAACTTTGGCGACCTTATTGGACCCTAGATCTGATGCTTCGCTCCTTTACGCATTATATTTACTTATCTTCCGGATATTCCAATAAGCGCTCCACAGGCATCAAGACCGGCTGGAAAAACTCGATATTTCTTCGAGCGAACTTACAGCCCAACATGGAGGTTATATAGGGATCGACAAATGGCTTTTGGACTGCCTCACGCAAGGTTTTCGATAGACGATCTGAGGAGTGCCACCTCATCTGTCAACCAGTGCTATTATCTTAGAGCTGAATATCTCCTGCACGTGGTCAAGTACCATAATGAAATGTCCGTTGAACTTTAGAAATAATGAGATTGATTGATTGTCTTTTAATAAATGCCAAACACGGATATGCACGTACATACTCAGTATGTATATGCACATGCCTTTCTCTCCTCCTGGCTGAGCTCAACGGAGTACTGTAAAGCCCAAGGACCTTGAGAGACAGTTCCCACCCTACAGAGAACTTCAGCCTAGAGTGTGCACTGTACCCACGGCATCCGCTATGGTTTGGCAAATTTCTTTCGATCGTTGAAGTCCTCTGTTGATTGTCCATATCCTTGGGAAAGGCGAGCGAGGTTTAGCGAACAAAGCGCGGGATGTTGTCTTGCAAAACATGCCGTAAGCCACTTTTTCTGAGGATAAGATATCTCTCTTCAAAAATATCTCATGCCATAGGCTATTTACAAGTGATATGCTTTTTTCTGAGCGAGATTGAGACATCGCGCACCCAATTGATCATATTCTCTGCATTGAAGCTTcggaatttttcatatctgTTCAATAGACCTTTATCGATAGGCGCGACACATTTCGATATTCTTTCTCAATTAACTAAATATGTGCTTGTCGTAGAGGATCGCATTTGCAATGGAAAGGCACGAACTTTCTGGAACGAACTTTCTGGAACCTCAGGGCGAAGCTCTTTATCATTCAAGTTTTTCGACAAGAGAATTATGCTTCGAACCGGTTCCTTTGGTCAAGGTACTCGAAACACATCCGTGTTGCCTTTTCACCTGTTCTTATTCCTCCGTTGTCGACAGGCGGCTAGCGAGAAGTTGATGGTCGAGTCAAAGGGGTTGTGATTcccttgatttttttttcctgttAATGAGTGGTGTCTCGGTGTGTGGAAGCGTGCACGTTTTATCGGAACCTCTCGCCAGAGCCGAGTTTTAGGCTTCACGAAAGATTGCCTAGATGTACGCAGACGCTTTCTGATGGAAAGCCTGGAAATCAAGCCTAGTGTTCGTTAGTCACAATGAGAACTGATCatatatggttggactggAAGCGCTTTTCGAGATGCAGTCTCATCACTAAGCCTGTAGCTAATCGCGAGCTGCATAAGCTCTGTACGACGTGTTAGCTTGGTGTGCTGGCCATGTCCTCTGTATGTCACACGGTACACTATTTTTCATGTGCGAAGGGCATTCGATTCGACAACGCGATGTGCAACGGGGTCGCGGCTGGGCGACACCAGCAGCGTGCGGCGCGCAGGGACCTGCGGCGAAAAGGTTAGCCGTGTTTCTCCTCCTAACCATGTCACCTGCGTGGTCAGGGCTTAATTGCCGTGCAGAATGCGAGACAAAAAAGGCATCCCGCAAACCCCGTCCGGTCTCCGCTGGTCATGTTGGGCGCATACAAGCAATGATAGCGTTACATCTGAGCGCTTCTGGTAAAATGTCACACTAGCAGCGCGTACCGGGGCAGCTGACACTTGACACTGACACCGACATCGACAACCGAGCATGTCGGCACCCTTCGCTTCTCGCTAGTTCTCTAGGGAAATATGAGGAGCTTCAATGAAAGgagggcttttttttttttgttttggtcCTTCCACTGCTAGTTGCGCTTTAAAATTGCACAGGTTACATCTGGGGATGCTCTCTGGGTCTTCCGCGGGTCAACTCCACGATAGCAGAGGGAATTACCTCTGCAGTCTGGTCACAGTCCGGGAGCTGCAGTGGATCTCTCAGTAAATGGCGTGGCAAGGTTGcacattaaagaaagttaCCCATCGGAGACTGGCTGGCTGGTTCCTCCCCACGCTTCCCTATTTTCATATCATTCGCTTTGCTGTGGAGCTTTGACCACCCAACCCCCGTCGACGATGATATCAGGGTGCATCCTTGATATATAACTAAACGCTCCCTCGCTTGTTTCGTTGATCATTTACTAAGAAACTTGCCGATACCTGCAACACATTTCCAGCTCCTCAAGTCGTTGGGCTTGGGCGACCTTCGTCTCATATTATCATGCGTTTTGCTTATCTCGCGACGTTGGCGGGCTCGCTGCTGGCTGGCCTGGCCCAAGCAGTCAAAGTCAACCCGCTACCTGCCCCTCAACATATCAAATGGGGTGAGTCTGGACCTCAATATCTTGATTGGAACGTCAAATACAGTGGCCCCAGAGACCGAACGATCATTGCGGCATGGCGTCGCACTTGGGGATCTATCGTACAGCTGCGGTGGACGCCAGCGGCACTAGAAGCTCCGATCCCAACTTTTGCGCCTTTTATAGTAGGCAACGGTAAGCGCGACGCACATTCAAATCGACGTATCCTTAGAGTTAGCGTCAAGGTCGAAAACACCAATGTTGATTTGCAGCATGGCGTCGATGAATCGTATACGTTACAGATTCGGGACAAGTCGGATAGTATCAGGATCACCGCTAAGACAACTTGGGGCGTTCTCCGTGCCTTCACCACTCTCCAGCAGATCGTTATTTTCAAGCGTGGGCGATTTTTGGTTGAACAGCCGGTCGATATCAAGGATTATCCTCTCTATCCGGTTCGTGGCATCATGATAGACACCGCCCGCAACTTCATCAGCGTTAAAAAGATTTTTGAGCAACTTGATGGAATGGCCCTCTCCAAGCTTAATGTCCTCCACTGGCATATTACTGATACCCAGTCCTGGCCGGTTGAGGTCCGTTCATATCCTCAGATGACAGAGGATGCATACTCCCGCAGAGAGACATACGGCCCATCCGACATCCGCAAGGTCATCGAATATGCCCGAGCTCGTGGTATTCGTGTTGTCCCTGAAATTGATATGCCCGGTCACTCTGCCTCAGGTTGGCGAAAGATTGATCCAGATATTGTGGCTTGCGCAGATTCCTGGTGGTCCAATGATGACTGGGAGAAACACACAGCTGTCCAGCCAAACCCTGGTCAACTAGATATCGCTAATAACAAAACCTACAAGGTCGTCGAGAAAGTCTACAATGATATTAGCCGGATTTTCACCGATGACTGGTTCCATGTTGGTGGTGATGAACTACAACCCAATTGCTTCCTCACGAGTAAAATTGTCAGGGATTGGCTCAAGCAGGGTTCTCGCACCTTCAATGACCTTCTCCAACACTGGGTTGACAAAACTGTACCCATGAtgaagaaagtgaagaagaaccGTCGTCTTCTTATGTGGGAAGACGTGCTTCTCTCGGGAAACATGCATGCCCACAGGGTCCCAAGAGACATCATCATGCAATCCTGGAATGGTGGCCTCGCTAACATCAAAAAGCTTACCGCTAGGGGTTACGAAGTTATCGTTTCCTCTGCAGACTTTCTGTATCTTGATTGCGGTTATGGTGGCTGGGTCGGCAATGATCCTCGTTACAATGTCATGGAGAACCCTGATCCCGAGACACCCAACTTCAATTACGGCGGTAATGGTGGCTCCTGGTGTGGGCCCTACAAGACCTGGCAGCGAATCTACAACTACGACTTCACCGACGGACTCAATTATGCCGAAAAGAAGCGCGTTATCGGTGCTATTGCCCCGCTATGGTCCGAACAAGCCGACGATGTTGTCATTTCGAATAAAATGTGGCCTCGCGCCGCAGCCCTAGCGGAGCTGGTTTGGTCCGGCAATGTGGGCAAGGATGGCAAGAAGCGCACCACACTTATGACACAGCGAATTCTTAATTTCCGTGAATATCTTGTTGCAAACGGTATCATGGCTGCTCCTTTGCAGCCAAAGTATTGTTTAAAGCATCCCCATTCGTGCGATCTTTACTACGATCAAACTGTGATCATGTAAATAGGGTCTGTGTTTGAACTGGGTTGTTCGCCATCTGGAAGAACAATGTGGTGCgtaatattttatttttttccttttttttggcccaatttctccttttcttctcgcGTTTGATCTCCTTTTTGCTCTATGGATTTTTTGCTTTGTTTAACCCAGTGTTTATAGCAGAAATAGATGTATTTACCTGAATAAGGAATTGTTTGTGATTAGCAACACCGCCGGGCCATATCTGTGGTTTGTCAAAGGTGGTAAACATACCTACTCGCGAAGTCTTCATAAAAAACCTACCATCAATATAGTTACTACATCACAAGGCTTATGGTATAACTGAtggaatatatatatatatatatatatattttttttttctgggAATCTATCTCTAGATTTTATGGAATGAGCAATTAATTACTAGAAATATGCTATTCATGGATGCTGCCAAGGGCAATtagaagggaagaaaaaatatAAGTACCTAGTAGAAACCAAGGACAATACATAATACATATAGCAAGAATTGGGATTAAGAAAAGAGCTTGAATTCAAAGGAATAGAGTGCAGGCCAGAAAAGATTTCAtcaaaggagaaaaaaaaaaaaatggtaTCAAGTGAATATAAATGGgtatgaaaaagaaaatgaagagaaGTCCGCATCTATGGACGCTCCACGAAGATGAGAAGAAAGGATTGTAATAAAGCAAACcatcaaaagaaaaggcaaTCACATGCAGAAAATTTCCCAGAATTTATCAGTTCCTACCTCCAAAATCCCTAACATgtgaaagaaaagaagaaaattaaCCAGGACAATGTCACTCCTCTTTTAGGATGCCTCCAAGGTTGCCATCACGGAAATTAGCTTTGCTAGCTTTGCGGCCTACTTTCAACAAGCTGAACCTTTTCATCACAGAATCTCGTACTCCACCACTGCTTATGCCGTGTTCGCTGTTAGAACTGTGAGCTGTCTTTGGACGCCCCGTGCCCTTGTCTGATGTCCTTGGGCAACTGTCGCCTGAACCGTTTTGCTGCCCTCCCCGTTGGACAGCGTTGTTGGGAGTGGAATTGCACCGGCCTGCATCCTGTTGATTCTGTTGCGCCCGGGATTTATTTGCTCGCTCCATTATTCTTTGCTGCGTCGTGCGCATGTCTTCTGTGGGTGGACTTGCGGGTGGAACTGAAGCGGCATTTCTATGTACTTCAATAGCTCCAACTGCGCTCTTCTCGTTGGTGCTAAAGAAGCTTCTTCGTTTTCGGCTTGTATCACTCTTTCCACCGCGCGAATGACTGCGATCCCGATTAAAAGATTCCGGCTCACGACCGTGATCGGATTTTACGCTAGCAGACTTTGGTGTCTTAATTCGACGATCGGAAGAGATGCCGGTTATATGGGTAGTGTCGTGTCTATTCTGATCTTTCTGAGGAGTAATAACGGCATTAATTGCCGTAATGGTCGCGTTTGAACTAGATGGTGCGTGATTCGAGCGTTTGAATAGGTTGAGGCTTAGACGGTTGCTAGCTGGCGGTTTGTCTGTTGGCTTTGCGGTGCTATCGTG
This window harbors:
- the HEX1_1 gene encoding woronin body major protein (CAZy:GH20~SECRETED:SignalP(1-20)~EggNog:ENOG410PIDG~COG:G~BUSCO:3439at33183) — protein: MRFAYLATLAGSLLAGLAQAVKVNPLPAPQHIKWGESGPQYLDWNVKYSGPRDRTIIAAWRRTWGSIVQLRWTPAALEAPIPTFAPFIVGNGKRDAHSNRRILRVSVKVENTNVDLQHGVDESYTLQIRDKSDSIRITAKTTWGVLRAFTTLQQIVIFKRGRFLVEQPVDIKDYPLYPVRGIMIDTARNFISVKKIFEQLDGMALSKLNVLHWHITDTQSWPVEVRSYPQMTEDAYSRRETYGPSDIRKVIEYARARGIRVVPEIDMPGHSASGWRKIDPDIVACADSWWSNDDWEKHTAVQPNPGQLDIANNKTYKVVEKVYNDISRIFTDDWFHVGGDELQPNCFLTSKIVRDWLKQGSRTFNDLLQHWVDKTVPMMKKVKKNRRLLMWEDVLLSGNMHAHRVPRDIIMQSWNGGLANIKKLTARGYEVIVSSADFLYLDCGYGGWVGNDPRYNVMENPDPETPNFNYGGNGGSWCGPYKTWQRIYNYDFTDGLNYAEKKRVIGAIAPLWSEQADDVVISNKMWPRAAALAELVWSGNVGKDGKKRTTLMTQRILNFREYLVANGIMAAPLQPKYCLKHPHSCDLYYDQTVIM
- a CDS encoding uncharacterized protein (EggNog:ENOG410PNNZ~COG:S) codes for the protein MAAGIEVELVKTRICMISDTHNCSPLPPGEVHTPYRRPLPSADVLLHGGDLTFVGREKEHQGMIDMLKEADAELKIVIAGNHDITLDEEYYNSVGHLKHKWTGREDLAKIRELYCGEEAQRYGIVYMEEGVRTFRLKNGAQFTIYATPYQPEFCRWAFAYNRAHDRFNPSPEGALFQAQNPVPSFPDVHILLTHGPPLGFLDLVHSSTHVGCQHLRGAVGRARPLIHCFGHIHEGHGAVRMNWDADSLKTIPQNRAEELKNRCAFVDLSRDGGDPLRFGAETLFVNASIMTQRYDPLNAPWLVDVDLPRVLDEEMIG